Proteins encoded within one genomic window of Embleya scabrispora:
- a CDS encoding DEAD/DEAH box helicase family protein yields the protein MTAGTLKRLRRHQAEAVDAATQALKHLSRVTIIAATGTGKTIIAMRIAEHFTPSGHVLVLVPTLDLLSQTAAHWAHDSPLTNMVGVCSLDSTHNVAVDKRMKTLTTDARVLAETVASHTGPTVVFGTYSSLKVIEQAHRRHDLPQWSIAVVDEAHRTTGDPGKEWAAIHKDGSIPARRRLYMTATPRTWNPPEPRKNKNDKKSDKEHPPTATDNQAQPEPAPTTSPTSMDDASIYGPTVYQLTLADAIDQGILADYRIVVPVIDDEELQGVLRTKGPTPTWTACACQPCKSACCARWPNTAYAESSASTAASPTPNTSPGPCPTP from the coding sequence GTGACCGCAGGAACCCTCAAACGGCTGCGGCGCCACCAGGCAGAGGCGGTGGACGCCGCCACCCAGGCCCTGAAGCACCTGTCGCGCGTCACGATCATCGCCGCAACCGGGACCGGCAAGACGATCATCGCCATGCGCATCGCAGAGCACTTCACCCCAAGCGGGCACGTCCTGGTGCTCGTCCCCACCCTCGATCTCCTCTCCCAGACCGCCGCCCACTGGGCACACGACAGCCCCCTCACCAACATGGTGGGCGTCTGCTCCCTGGACAGCACCCACAACGTCGCCGTCGACAAGCGGATGAAAACGCTGACCACCGACGCCCGCGTGCTGGCCGAGACGGTGGCCTCCCACACCGGCCCGACCGTGGTCTTCGGGACCTACTCCTCACTGAAGGTGATCGAACAGGCCCACCGAAGGCACGACCTGCCGCAGTGGTCGATCGCGGTCGTCGACGAAGCCCACCGCACCACCGGCGACCCCGGCAAGGAATGGGCCGCCATCCACAAGGACGGCTCCATCCCCGCCCGGCGCAGGCTGTACATGACCGCCACCCCCCGCACATGGAACCCACCGGAACCGAGGAAGAACAAGAACGACAAGAAGAGCGACAAGGAGCATCCCCCCACGGCAACCGACAACCAGGCACAGCCGGAGCCCGCACCAACCACGTCACCCACCTCGATGGACGACGCCTCCATCTACGGCCCGACCGTCTACCAACTGACCCTGGCCGACGCCATCGACCAAGGCATCCTCGCCGACTACCGCATCGTCGTGCCCGTCATCGACGACGAGGAACTCCAAGGCGTCCTGCGGACCAAAGGCCCCACCCCCACCTGGACGGCCTGCGCCTGTCAGCCCTGCAAGTCGGCCTGCTGCGCGCGATGGCCCAACACCGCATACGCCGAGTCATCAGCTTCCACAGCCGCATCGCCCACGCCCAACACTTCGCCCGGACCCTGCCCGACACCGTGA
- a CDS encoding TniQ family protein, giving the protein MRFVAGESTGSYVTRLAARNGQSVAQLLDSVGRGQSRAVDPRYTELYVDAAGRERLAALTGRTVRELQRALIGLREGQLLPAGRDGPVWKWPWEPRDGYLVRACALCTASRGVRGPVWLMLPDTWHICVRHGRLTDNSRDDSTTFARLDAWPQAVVAERQRRRLELRLGPVARSLVADAFAVLAHPSSRRPRLGSHRGVVAHLLPSVMRVARLMARVERPRLDGRLTGFEYARWGRDVVGELGPGVYRALSRWQEEHALLPWLGVNDARPCGVRPGPAAPHARIAELASVDQLTCLSWDMLEKAERPFG; this is encoded by the coding sequence GTGCGTTTCGTCGCGGGAGAGTCCACCGGTTCGTATGTGACGCGGCTGGCTGCCCGCAACGGCCAGAGCGTGGCGCAGTTGTTGGACAGTGTCGGCCGGGGTCAATCCCGCGCGGTCGATCCGCGCTACACCGAGTTGTATGTCGACGCCGCCGGTCGTGAGCGGCTGGCGGCGCTGACGGGGCGGACGGTGCGGGAGTTGCAGCGAGCGCTGATCGGCCTGCGCGAGGGGCAGTTGCTGCCGGCCGGGAGGGACGGCCCGGTGTGGAAGTGGCCGTGGGAGCCGCGGGACGGTTATCTGGTGCGGGCCTGCGCGTTGTGCACGGCTTCTCGGGGTGTCCGGGGTCCGGTGTGGTTGATGCTCCCGGACACGTGGCACATCTGCGTACGGCACGGTCGGTTGACCGACAATTCCCGTGACGACTCCACGACGTTCGCCCGCTTGGACGCCTGGCCGCAGGCGGTGGTCGCGGAGCGGCAACGGCGACGGCTCGAACTGCGGCTCGGGCCCGTCGCGCGGAGCTTGGTCGCCGATGCGTTCGCGGTGTTGGCCCACCCGTCCTCGCGGCGCCCCCGATTGGGTTCGCATCGTGGTGTGGTGGCCCATCTGTTGCCGTCGGTGATGCGGGTGGCTCGGCTGATGGCCCGTGTCGAACGCCCTCGGCTCGATGGGCGGTTGACCGGTTTCGAGTACGCGCGGTGGGGCCGGGATGTTGTGGGTGAACTCGGCCCGGGCGTGTACCGGGCGCTGAGTCGATGGCAGGAGGAGCATGCTCTGCTCCCGTGGCTCGGTGTGAACGATGCGCGGCCGTGTGGAGTGAGGCCGGGGCCGGCGGCCCCGCACGCGAGGATCGCGGAACTGGCGTCGGTGGACCAACTCACTTGCCTGTCTTGGGACATGCTGGAGAAGGCCGAGCGGCCCTTCGGATAG
- a CDS encoding Mu transposase C-terminal domain-containing protein, with the protein MSASLHESGVADAKTGLSVGARVRWHGAVYVVAALQGAAVHLAACGPDGEDVRALVAMVVDAPDFAVLDGAGRALPAARVPDLSALDLLTEAQLRRVRDWERHLIEVVEGRLPDADPEAPPRPGFDPTVFTLRRRDAAKAAELRALGWTKASAATVERRRRAYAHRGVAGLVREVTAGAVWGRTDERVVALLLAEVDAGVEESSGHASRLHERLLQALRKRYPDEHEQLAPSRATFYRLLQRLGISVGSLAAPVRRRMDAANSPDAPFTPSMARMLGEQVQIDSTGLDVIALGDDGRPVSLELTAAIDVATRTIIGAVIVPRSAGRGPRGRRLGGRATRSFDAVLMLAQALAPMPGRPGWSPLAMAENSEMPYADLVACDPRMIGAAARPVIRPKMIVVDHGKIFNSEHFVDVCTTLGISVRPARMRTPTDKAIVESTFAAIKKLFCQHVAGYTGAELAKRGKHVTDGPLWSINEVQDLLDEWIALHWQQKPHEGLRSPFLPGVTVSPNRMYAALVAAEGHVPMPLTVSQNRRLLPFKRLKVTRKGVRIDNRTYNSASVQRYFGKHSGLRGQGMKWQVRYNPYAPRYVWLYDHHKEKTGEDPWVEAEFVHQRLIGDHWSQYLWEQATASLVATGGCAGREREIAREVARLLERARRGPDPAVPRPAGVFTGPRLRLRSPAPDPYAGIPAPDPATVTRAPSLNVAAEDLLPGRRAAPSGGAEAAGGDAPMPGPAVPDTPAGLDETPAAAGTRVVGGPGAGRRGGLGESAADVFASLDPPRPATPRPGTSEGAADRPRDTDDGEEGGDNT; encoded by the coding sequence GTGAGCGCGTCGTTGCACGAGAGCGGTGTCGCGGACGCGAAGACGGGGCTGTCTGTGGGCGCGCGGGTGCGGTGGCACGGCGCGGTCTACGTCGTGGCGGCGTTGCAGGGCGCCGCTGTGCACCTGGCCGCCTGCGGGCCGGACGGGGAGGATGTCCGCGCGCTGGTGGCGATGGTGGTGGATGCTCCCGACTTCGCGGTCCTGGACGGGGCCGGGCGGGCGCTGCCCGCGGCACGGGTGCCGGACTTGAGCGCGTTGGACCTGCTCACCGAGGCTCAGCTCCGGCGGGTGCGCGACTGGGAGCGACACTTGATCGAGGTCGTCGAGGGGCGGCTTCCGGACGCCGACCCGGAGGCGCCGCCCCGGCCGGGTTTCGACCCGACGGTGTTCACGTTGCGCCGGCGTGACGCCGCCAAGGCGGCGGAGTTGCGGGCGCTGGGTTGGACGAAGGCCTCCGCGGCCACGGTGGAGCGCCGGCGCCGGGCGTATGCCCACCGCGGCGTCGCGGGCCTGGTCCGGGAGGTGACAGCCGGCGCTGTGTGGGGTCGCACCGACGAACGGGTCGTCGCGTTGCTGCTGGCCGAGGTCGACGCGGGCGTCGAGGAGTCCAGCGGTCACGCGAGTCGGCTCCACGAACGGCTGTTGCAGGCGCTGCGGAAGCGCTATCCCGACGAGCACGAGCAACTGGCGCCCTCTCGGGCGACGTTCTACCGGCTGTTGCAGCGGTTGGGGATCTCGGTGGGGTCGTTGGCCGCGCCGGTACGGCGCCGGATGGACGCGGCGAACTCCCCGGACGCGCCGTTCACCCCGTCCATGGCGCGGATGCTCGGCGAGCAGGTCCAGATCGATTCCACCGGGCTGGACGTGATCGCCCTGGGCGACGACGGCCGGCCGGTGTCGCTCGAGTTGACCGCCGCGATCGACGTGGCCACGCGCACGATCATCGGCGCGGTGATAGTGCCCAGGAGCGCGGGTCGCGGCCCGCGCGGCAGGCGGCTGGGCGGGCGGGCCACCCGGTCCTTCGACGCGGTGCTGATGCTCGCCCAGGCGTTGGCCCCGATGCCGGGCCGGCCCGGCTGGTCGCCGCTGGCGATGGCCGAGAACTCCGAGATGCCGTACGCGGACCTGGTGGCCTGCGACCCGCGGATGATCGGCGCGGCCGCGCGGCCGGTGATCCGGCCCAAGATGATCGTCGTCGACCACGGGAAGATCTTCAACAGCGAGCACTTCGTGGACGTGTGCACCACGCTGGGCATCAGTGTTCGCCCGGCCCGGATGCGCACCCCCACCGACAAGGCGATCGTCGAGAGCACCTTCGCCGCGATCAAGAAGCTGTTCTGCCAGCACGTGGCCGGCTACACCGGCGCGGAGTTGGCCAAGCGCGGCAAGCACGTCACCGACGGTCCGCTGTGGAGCATCAACGAGGTACAGGACCTGTTGGACGAGTGGATCGCGTTGCACTGGCAGCAGAAACCCCACGAGGGGCTGCGCAGCCCGTTCCTGCCGGGGGTGACCGTCAGCCCCAACCGGATGTACGCCGCGCTGGTGGCTGCCGAGGGTCATGTGCCGATGCCGTTGACGGTGTCCCAGAACCGCAGGTTGCTGCCGTTCAAGAGGTTGAAGGTCACCCGCAAGGGCGTACGCATCGACAACCGCACCTACAACAGCGCCTCGGTGCAGCGGTACTTCGGCAAGCATTCGGGACTGCGTGGGCAGGGCATGAAGTGGCAGGTGCGCTACAACCCCTACGCCCCGCGGTACGTGTGGCTGTACGACCATCACAAGGAGAAGACGGGCGAGGATCCCTGGGTGGAGGCGGAGTTCGTCCACCAGCGCCTGATCGGCGACCACTGGTCGCAGTACCTGTGGGAGCAGGCCACCGCGAGCCTGGTGGCCACCGGTGGCTGTGCCGGCAGGGAGCGGGAGATCGCCCGCGAGGTCGCGCGCCTGCTCGAACGGGCGCGCCGCGGCCCCGATCCCGCCGTGCCGAGGCCTGCCGGCGTGTTCACCGGGCCCCGTCTGCGGTTGCGCTCCCCCGCGCCCGACCCGTACGCGGGCATCCCCGCCCCCGACCCGGCCACCGTGACGCGCGCGCCTTCGCTGAACGTCGCCGCCGAGGACCTGCTGCCCGGGCGTCGGGCGGCCCCGTCGGGCGGGGCCGAGGCGGCCGGCGGCGACGCCCCGATGCCCGGGCCCGCCGTGCCGGACACCCCGGCGGGGCTGGACGAGACTCCTGCGGCGGCCGGGACGCGCGTCGTCGGGGGGCCTGGGGCCGGGCGGCGGGGCGGACTGGGCGAAAGTGCCGCGGACGTGTTCGCCTCCCTCGATCCGCCCCGACCCGCCACACCGCGGCCCGGGACATCCGAGGGCGCCGCGGACCGGCCCCGAGACACCGACGACGGCGAAGAAGGCGGAGACAATACGTGA
- a CDS encoding TIGR02391 family protein: protein MATTRLPMWPAANVEALCAALASTDRPGLTGSEIGRLLAVVGIDDPAPTANKRERLWAALMTRQQADRAGNCVVRFITEAMAPGRHVQDGTRFHALRDAVNEPLALMALRVNEEGRVARATGARTLDDVARLAGRLRTELTRRGVHPEVVRYCEEEILRKSLFHAVFEATKGVAERLRSLSVSSLDGADLVDHCFGTKSPPPVVRINTFVTETDVSEHKGFANLLKGIFGTFRNPPAHTPRAAARWDITEPDALDLFGTLSFTHRRLDKATVTLRP, encoded by the coding sequence ATGGCCACGACCCGCCTTCCGATGTGGCCCGCCGCGAACGTGGAGGCCTTGTGCGCTGCCCTGGCGAGCACGGATCGACCAGGCCTGACCGGCTCGGAGATCGGCCGACTGTTGGCGGTCGTCGGTATCGACGACCCGGCGCCCACCGCGAACAAACGCGAGAGGCTGTGGGCGGCCCTGATGACGAGACAACAGGCCGACCGGGCCGGGAACTGTGTGGTCCGCTTCATCACCGAGGCCATGGCCCCCGGCCGCCACGTCCAGGACGGGACCCGCTTCCACGCGCTCCGGGACGCGGTCAACGAACCCCTCGCGCTGATGGCCCTGCGGGTCAACGAGGAAGGACGCGTCGCCCGCGCCACCGGCGCCAGGACGCTCGACGACGTCGCTCGACTCGCGGGCCGACTGCGGACCGAACTCACCCGCCGCGGCGTGCATCCGGAGGTCGTGCGCTACTGCGAGGAGGAGATCCTGCGCAAATCCCTGTTCCACGCGGTGTTCGAGGCCACCAAGGGCGTCGCCGAACGCCTGCGCTCGCTGTCGGTCTCGAGCCTCGACGGCGCGGACCTGGTCGACCACTGCTTCGGCACGAAGTCTCCGCCACCGGTGGTGCGCATCAACACTTTCGTCACCGAGACCGACGTCAGCGAGCACAAGGGATTCGCGAACCTCCTCAAGGGCATCTTCGGCACCTTCAGGAATCCCCCCGCCCACACGCCCCGCGCCGCCGCCCGATGGGACATCACCGAACCAGACGCCCTGGACCTCTTCGGCACCTTGTCCTTCACACACCGCCGACTCGACAAGGCAACCGTCACTCTCCGCCCTTGA
- a CDS encoding abortive infection family protein has protein sequence MSTRNHITEVTRRHIVDTIVLEKIDWAGRLDEVDFLGRLYDLEAMESHDSRYATASGDIYQHRYNNPEDWDDDWVFGDPRFGLARGSDDVFLRFLAEMLHPVVRADPEEARRLARMFNDALAPDGWELVPDGAISGRPIHKARRRTSFHGVLPELDLDARPLLTDPRVLHEHLGRIRDGIERDPAAAIASCKELVESLFKMILDKSAVEYTRNDNVPKLYAQVAVLLALKAESVPASAKGSEASHRVLGTLAQTVHSLAELRNQLGLGHGRTTSSPALARHARLALNATVTVTEFLLDTWHERVDKGLLTPTP, from the coding sequence GTGTCGACGCGCAACCACATCACCGAGGTCACCCGACGGCACATCGTCGACACGATCGTCCTGGAGAAGATCGACTGGGCCGGCCGGCTGGACGAGGTCGATTTCCTCGGCCGCCTGTACGACCTCGAGGCGATGGAGAGCCACGACTCCCGCTACGCCACCGCGAGTGGGGACATCTACCAGCACCGGTACAACAACCCGGAGGACTGGGACGACGACTGGGTCTTCGGCGACCCCCGCTTCGGGCTCGCTCGCGGGTCTGACGACGTGTTCCTTCGGTTCCTCGCCGAAATGCTCCACCCCGTCGTCCGAGCCGACCCCGAGGAAGCCCGACGGCTTGCGAGGATGTTCAACGACGCGCTCGCCCCCGACGGCTGGGAACTCGTTCCGGACGGTGCGATCAGCGGCCGGCCGATCCACAAGGCCCGCCGTCGTACCTCGTTTCACGGCGTCCTGCCCGAACTCGACCTCGACGCACGGCCCCTGTTGACCGACCCTCGGGTCCTGCACGAGCACCTGGGCCGGATCCGGGACGGGATCGAACGCGATCCCGCCGCCGCGATCGCCTCGTGCAAGGAACTGGTCGAGAGCCTGTTCAAGATGATCCTCGACAAGAGCGCGGTCGAGTACACCAGGAACGACAACGTCCCCAAGCTGTACGCGCAGGTCGCCGTCCTGCTGGCGCTCAAGGCCGAATCGGTCCCCGCGAGCGCGAAGGGCAGCGAGGCGTCCCACCGGGTCCTGGGCACACTGGCGCAGACGGTCCACTCCTTGGCCGAATTGCGCAACCAACTCGGCCTGGGGCACGGCCGGACCACCTCCAGCCCGGCCCTCGCCCGTCACGCGCGTCTCGCGCTCAACGCCACGGTGACGGTGACGGAGTTCCTCCTCGACACCTGGCACGAACGCGTCGACAAGGGACTCCTCACACCAACGCCCTGA
- a CDS encoding helicase associated domain-containing protein — protein sequence MVSNVRILGEGIDCPAVDAFAIFDEMSSIVSITQAVGRALRQKPGQGKVAGIVVPVFLDDHEHPDDMLLSDGHRYLVTVLEALRAHAPELVEALAVPQASAHGAARAAVDHAPDDADNTADSGAAAGGAAAGGAAAGGAAAGGVGAGGVGAGGVGAGGVGAGGVGAGGVGVAEGVEGALAGPGGPSGADGPGEGVAAETRPFLRFSSPRDPAVVADFVRLRVIDPDERDWIRGYLAARRFLRAHGHMRIPLDARDEHDHDYPIGQWAAVQRREYTAGRLHKDRVRKLVMLGMVWSHPDAAFDDGLATARRYLERVGHLAAPQGAVQDGVRVGQWLANQRRHGVMDGHPERVAALDALDPWWRPDGWTIAWQRAANEVRLFLERGGALDELVPGYVAGGEDIGRWTRRHAKPAVWGKLRPGQIEQLRELGITPETEPGAAVFEGGAAGGDGVEDGVAVTAGVGGAEGRGERTGGGNGAREGGAGAAGGAVGAAPAPRRGRGAWETAFTAAVAYRQREGHLEVPRAHVETVTTETATGPGGGAGEGGGAVEVRLGKWVNNQRTRRSSLSVERERLLTELGMRW from the coding sequence GTGGTCTCGAACGTGCGGATCCTCGGCGAGGGCATCGACTGCCCGGCCGTCGATGCCTTCGCTATTTTCGATGAAATGTCAAGTATTGTCAGTATTACCCAGGCCGTGGGAAGGGCCCTGCGTCAGAAGCCGGGGCAGGGCAAGGTCGCCGGGATCGTCGTGCCCGTCTTCCTCGACGACCACGAACACCCCGACGACATGCTCCTGTCGGATGGGCACCGGTACCTCGTCACCGTCCTCGAAGCGTTGCGCGCGCACGCACCGGAGCTCGTCGAGGCCCTCGCCGTCCCCCAGGCATCGGCACACGGCGCAGCACGGGCGGCCGTCGACCACGCACCCGACGACGCGGACAATACGGCCGACAGCGGCGCAGCGGCGGGCGGCGCAGCGGCGGGCGGCGCAGCGGCGGGCGGCGCAGCGGCGGGCGGCGTGGGGGCGGGCGGCGTGGGGGCGGGCGGCGTGGGGGCGGGCGGCGTGGGGGCGGGCGGCGTGGGGGCGGGCGGCGTGGGGGTCGCCGAGGGCGTGGAAGGGGCCCTGGCGGGTCCGGGCGGGCCGTCGGGCGCCGATGGGCCGGGCGAAGGCGTGGCTGCCGAGACGCGGCCGTTCCTGCGGTTCTCCAGCCCCCGGGACCCGGCGGTCGTCGCGGACTTCGTGCGGCTGCGGGTCATCGACCCCGACGAACGCGACTGGATCCGCGGCTACCTCGCCGCACGCCGCTTCCTCCGCGCGCACGGCCACATGAGGATCCCGCTCGACGCGCGCGACGAACACGACCACGACTACCCGATCGGGCAATGGGCCGCGGTCCAACGACGCGAGTACACCGCGGGACGCCTGCACAAGGACCGGGTGCGCAAGCTCGTCATGCTCGGGATGGTGTGGTCCCACCCCGACGCCGCCTTCGACGACGGACTCGCCACAGCGCGCCGATACCTCGAACGCGTCGGACACCTCGCCGCACCGCAGGGAGCCGTCCAGGACGGCGTACGGGTGGGTCAGTGGTTGGCGAACCAACGACGCCACGGCGTGATGGACGGGCATCCCGAACGGGTCGCCGCGCTCGACGCGTTGGACCCGTGGTGGCGACCCGACGGATGGACCATCGCCTGGCAGAGAGCTGCCAACGAGGTCCGACTCTTCCTGGAGCGGGGCGGAGCCCTCGACGAACTGGTGCCCGGGTACGTCGCGGGCGGTGAGGACATCGGCCGATGGACGCGGCGGCACGCCAAGCCCGCCGTGTGGGGCAAGCTTCGGCCCGGACAGATCGAGCAACTCCGGGAGCTCGGCATCACACCCGAAACCGAACCCGGCGCAGCGGTGTTCGAAGGTGGCGCGGCGGGCGGCGACGGCGTCGAAGACGGCGTGGCGGTGACCGCGGGTGTTGGTGGCGCGGAAGGTCGCGGCGAGAGGACCGGCGGCGGGAACGGCGCACGGGAGGGCGGCGCGGGCGCGGCCGGCGGCGCCGTCGGGGCCGCCCCGGCGCCGAGGCGCGGGCGGGGCGCGTGGGAGACGGCGTTTACCGCGGCCGTCGCCTACCGCCAACGCGAAGGACACCTCGAAGTACCCCGCGCACACGTCGAAACCGTGACGACCGAGACGGCGACCGGACCCGGTGGTGGTGCGGGCGAGGGCGGCGGTGCCGTCGAGGTCCGGCTCGGCAAGTGGGTCAACAACCAACGCACCCGGCGGAGTTCGCTGTCGGTCGAACGCGAGCGGCTCCTAACGGAGCTGGGTATGCGCTGGTGA
- a CDS encoding P-loop NTPase fold protein, whose amino-acid sequence MTDERFFNDDPVDGTASSPDLLGRETYARHAVGVLQRVRRQSDSGVLALIGSWGSGKSSVLTMVMGLLAEETDEAWSVAELNPWLYSDLESLTLALFSEIREALPKGDRWSTARTTLAGYARAISPIGKLGSLVGPFDASGPLKGIGDRIEGDTSASATKRRVEEALREAGRPVLVVMDDLDRLMPDELLLVFKLVRLVGRLPNVHYLISYDERTLLDVLRRSDLVGGEASRAREFLEKIVQVRLDLPAFRERDAGEMVERALSAVLGAHGLGFDDAQVRRFSAVYFGHLQDRLSTPRAVKRFFAQVDASLGELVQDVDVVDFVVVTFLRTMEPGLYALLSRHRGELTGAAFMPSGGDRIARWRELVRGAGVAAEHVEAVLRILGTLFPAVGRDLESFESVASEAAHARLGVGSEDYFDRYFTSAVPDDDMSEAAFDRALAQVPVSTGVEYAEFLVRLRGDTHRVTRRIRQRIDRGDTLPCADLLVLLAVEYGSYTAPAGVLGLVSAEASVRFLAPLLLGSIPEDERAVCVGRMARTPGGTALAAITLGRVIVPEGGDVAGAAGPGLDAWARDARGEIVGACRLHLAHSATGPAVSLSDRDVELLLLWQMFMPTQVRAWVREQLDAGTWGLLDLVIRLAPEDITYPDSAGALLRRADDLVGLDSALQELTTCLDAAAPDPSATGTSNPIADERRTRVLNILRNCRNSRRNGE is encoded by the coding sequence ATGACCGATGAGCGATTCTTCAATGATGACCCTGTCGATGGAACGGCGAGTTCCCCGGACCTACTTGGGCGTGAGACGTATGCACGTCACGCGGTCGGCGTCCTGCAGCGTGTCCGTCGGCAAAGCGACTCCGGTGTCCTGGCTCTGATCGGGTCGTGGGGGTCGGGTAAGTCGTCCGTGTTGACGATGGTCATGGGGTTGCTCGCTGAGGAGACGGACGAGGCTTGGTCGGTGGCGGAGTTGAATCCGTGGCTGTACTCGGACCTCGAATCGTTGACGTTGGCGTTGTTCAGCGAGATCCGGGAGGCTCTGCCCAAAGGCGATAGGTGGTCGACGGCGCGGACGACGCTTGCCGGGTATGCCAGGGCCATCAGCCCGATCGGCAAGCTCGGATCGTTGGTTGGGCCCTTCGATGCTTCGGGGCCGCTCAAGGGCATCGGGGACCGTATCGAGGGCGACACCAGCGCTTCTGCCACCAAGCGCAGAGTGGAGGAGGCGTTGCGTGAGGCCGGTCGACCGGTGCTGGTCGTGATGGACGACCTCGATCGGCTCATGCCTGACGAGTTGTTGTTGGTGTTCAAGTTGGTGCGTCTGGTCGGTCGTTTGCCGAATGTGCACTACCTGATCAGCTACGACGAGCGAACCTTATTGGACGTGTTGCGGCGGAGCGACCTGGTCGGTGGGGAGGCGTCGCGGGCTCGGGAGTTTCTGGAGAAGATCGTTCAGGTTCGGCTTGATCTGCCGGCTTTTCGTGAGCGCGACGCCGGTGAGATGGTCGAGCGAGCTCTGTCCGCGGTTCTCGGTGCGCACGGGTTGGGTTTCGACGACGCGCAGGTGCGACGGTTCTCGGCCGTGTACTTCGGGCACCTGCAGGATCGGTTGAGCACCCCGCGGGCGGTCAAGCGCTTCTTCGCTCAAGTAGACGCGAGCCTGGGCGAGTTGGTTCAGGACGTGGATGTGGTCGATTTCGTGGTGGTGACGTTCCTGCGGACGATGGAACCGGGCCTGTACGCGTTGCTGAGTCGGCATCGCGGGGAGCTCACCGGTGCGGCCTTCATGCCGTCCGGTGGTGATCGGATCGCCCGTTGGCGCGAATTGGTGCGCGGGGCCGGCGTCGCGGCGGAGCACGTGGAGGCGGTGCTGCGCATTCTCGGGACGTTGTTCCCGGCGGTGGGACGGGATCTCGAATCGTTCGAGAGCGTGGCCTCGGAAGCGGCTCATGCCCGTTTGGGCGTCGGCAGCGAGGACTACTTCGACCGGTACTTCACGTCCGCTGTTCCCGACGACGACATGTCCGAGGCCGCGTTCGATCGCGCGTTGGCTCAGGTTCCCGTCTCGACCGGGGTGGAGTACGCGGAGTTTCTGGTGCGGTTGCGCGGCGACACGCACCGCGTGACCCGCAGAATACGACAGCGGATCGATCGTGGTGACACTCTCCCGTGTGCCGATCTGCTGGTGCTGTTGGCTGTCGAATACGGCTCGTACACCGCGCCTGCGGGTGTGTTGGGGCTTGTGAGTGCCGAAGCGTCCGTTCGCTTCCTCGCTCCGTTGTTGCTTGGCTCGATTCCCGAGGATGAGCGTGCCGTTTGTGTGGGCCGTATGGCGCGCACACCGGGAGGAACCGCCCTGGCCGCGATCACCCTCGGTCGGGTGATCGTGCCGGAGGGAGGTGACGTCGCCGGAGCCGCCGGTCCGGGTCTGGATGCCTGGGCGCGGGACGCGCGTGGGGAGATTGTCGGGGCTTGCCGACTTCACCTCGCCCACTCGGCTACGGGCCCTGCGGTGAGCCTGTCGGACAGGGACGTCGAGTTGCTTCTCCTGTGGCAGATGTTCATGCCGACACAGGTCAGGGCCTGGGTGCGGGAACAGTTGGACGCGGGCACGTGGGGTCTGCTCGACCTCGTCATACGGTTGGCACCCGAAGACATCACGTATCCCGACAGTGCGGGTGCCCTGCTGCGCCGCGCGGACGATCTGGTCGGCCTCGACTCGGCGCTCCAGGAGTTGACGACCTGTCTGGATGCCGCCGCGCCCGATCCGTCGGCCACGGGTACCTCGAACCCGATCGCCGATGAACGACGAACGCGGGTCCTCAATATCCTGCGCAACTGTCGGAACAGCCGCCGAAACGGCGAGTGA
- a CDS encoding tetratricopeptide repeat protein yields MRSKRDARVSSYTCTDDWDSAIALYELALGEATRVLGEDDPATLTLRRNLAEAYASAGR; encoded by the coding sequence ATCAGATCGAAGCGAGATGCGAGGGTCTCCTCGTACACGTGCACGGATGACTGGGACTCGGCAATAGCGCTGTACGAGCTCGCACTCGGCGAAGCCACGCGCGTCCTCGGAGAGGACGATCCCGCAACCCTCACGCTCCGGCGCAATCTCGCCGAGGCGTATGCATCGGCAGGGCGATAG